In Armatimonadota bacterium, one DNA window encodes the following:
- a CDS encoding Uma2 family endonuclease, producing MATRARLTARDLWERGKSDLRLELVNGQIVEMPPPGGLHGRVTVKIASRLDEYVRQHGGGEVVAGDVGFVLHLPTDPERVRGPDVAFISTRRLPEGQLPEGFLEGAPDLAVEVLSQSDSPVDVQQKVRDWLEGGARLVWVVAPQARTVTVYRPDGSARLLRDQEMLEGEQVLPGLTIPLGEVF from the coding sequence ATGGCCACCAGGGCCCGTTTGACCGCCAGAGACCTGTGGGAGCGCGGCAAGAGCGACCTCAGGCTGGAGCTGGTCAACGGACAGATCGTTGAGATGCCTCCTCCGGGGGGCCTCCACGGCCGCGTCACGGTGAAGATTGCTTCCCGGCTGGATGAGTATGTGAGACAGCATGGTGGGGGAGAGGTCGTTGCGGGCGATGTGGGTTTTGTGCTGCATCTACCTACCGACCCCGAGCGGGTCAGGGGTCCCGACGTCGCCTTTATATCAACCCGGCGACTGCCGGAAGGCCAGCTTCCGGAGGGCTTTCTTGAGGGAGCCCCGGACCTGGCCGTCGAGGTGCTGTCCCAGAGCGACAGCCCGGTGGACGTTCAGCAGAAGGTACGGGACTGGCTGGAAGGCGGTGCCCGACTGGTCTGGGTTGTGGCGCCCCAGGCCAGGACCGTCACGGTGTACCGGCCTGATGGCTCGGCCCGACTCCTTCGGGATCAGGAAATGCTCGAGGGGGAACAGGTCTTGCCCGGGTTGACGATCCCCCTCGGCGAGGTCTTCTAG